The Actinomycetota bacterium genomic sequence ATTCTTGAAATGGTCGGCGCAGTCCGTCATCAATCGTAGCCCGAACATGTGGACCCTGATCGGGCTAGGCGTGAGCGCTGCCTATCTGTACTCAGTGGCGGCGACTATCGCACCTGATGCGTTCCCGACATCGCAGATGTCAGATGGCACAGTTCCGGTGTACTTCGAGGCTGCTGCCGTGATCTGCACTCTCACACTCCTGGGCCAAGTCATGGAGTTGCGTGCACGGGCTACGACTGGTGAAGCGATCAAAGCGTTGCTGAACTTGACCCCATCCACCGCCCACCGCA encodes the following:
- a CDS encoding heavy metal-binding domain-containing protein: MHPEIIRDAPGRCPICGMHLEPVMPTQDDESALREYHDMRRRFWISVPLSLLTLSLAMVHFPPVPDESASWVQMVLATPVVLWCAGPFLKWSAQSVINRSPNMWTLIGLGVSAAYLYSVAATIAPDAFPTSQMSDGTVPVYFEAAAVICTLTLLGQVMELRARATTGEAIKALLNLTPSTAHR